The Roseicyclus marinus genome has a segment encoding these proteins:
- a CDS encoding urate hydroxylase PuuD, protein MLDLAILTDWIAFAVRWLHVITAMAWIGSSFYFIALDLSLRKAPGLPPGAHGEEWQVHGGGFYQIRKFLVAPEAMPEHLTWFKWESYTTWLSGAALLALVYWAGAEMVLIDYDKVDLAAWQAVAISAGSLGIGWLIYDTLCKSPLGNRPTTLMVLLFGVLVAMAWGYDQVFTGRAALLHLGAFTATIMTANVFLIIMPNQRIVVADLKAGRAPDPKYGKIAKLRSTHNNYLTLPVVFLMLSNHYPMAFGTQNAWIIASLVFLMGVLIRHWFNTRHAGTGNPHWTWGATAVIFVAIIWLSALPAPRAAEGSAAIPDTLAPIVESAGFEEVTNIVLGRCSMCHAAEPAWPGLHWAPRGVHLDDEAAIARAARAIYLQAGVSHAMPPGNVSFMQPEERETIARWYQGLEAGSAPGPLALLSGR, encoded by the coding sequence ATGCTCGACCTTGCCATCCTGACAGACTGGATCGCCTTTGCGGTTCGCTGGCTGCATGTGATCACCGCCATGGCCTGGATCGGGTCGAGTTTCTATTTCATCGCGCTGGACCTGAGCCTGCGCAAGGCGCCGGGCCTCCCCCCCGGCGCGCATGGCGAGGAATGGCAGGTGCATGGCGGCGGCTTCTACCAGATCCGCAAGTTCCTGGTCGCGCCCGAGGCGATGCCCGAGCACCTGACCTGGTTCAAATGGGAAAGCTACACGACATGGCTGTCGGGGGCGGCACTTTTGGCGCTGGTCTATTGGGCCGGGGCGGAAATGGTGCTGATCGATTACGACAAGGTCGATCTGGCCGCCTGGCAGGCGGTGGCGATTTCCGCAGGCTCGCTGGGGATCGGCTGGCTGATCTACGACACCCTGTGCAAGAGCCCCTTGGGCAACCGCCCCACGACGCTGATGGTGCTCTTGTTCGGGGTTCTGGTGGCCATGGCCTGGGGCTACGACCAGGTCTTCACCGGGCGCGCGGCGCTGCTGCATCTGGGGGCCTTTACCGCCACGATCATGACGGCGAATGTCTTCCTGATCATCATGCCCAACCAGCGGATTGTCGTGGCCGACCTCAAGGCCGGGCGCGCGCCCGATCCCAAATACGGCAAGATCGCCAAGCTGCGCTCGACCCACAACAATTACCTGACGCTGCCGGTCGTGTTCCTGATGCTGTCGAACCATTACCCGATGGCTTTCGGGACACAAAACGCCTGGATCATCGCAAGCCTCGTCTTCCTGATGGGGGTTCTGATCCGGCATTGGTTCAACACCCGCCACGCGGGCACGGGCAATCCGCATTGGACATGGGGGGCGACGGCGGTGATTTTCGTGGCGATCATCTGGCTGTCCGCCCTGCCCGCCCCCCGCGCGGCAGAGGGTAGCGCCGCCATTCCCGACACCCTGGCCCCGATCGTGGAGAGCGCGGGGTTCGAGGAGGTGACGAATATCGTTCTGGGCCGCTGTTCCATGTGCCATGCGGCAGAGCCTGCCTGGCCCGGCCTGCACTGGGCCCCGCGCGGCGTGCATCTGGATGATGAGGCCGCCATCGCGCGGGCGGCGCGCGCGATCTACCTGCAAGCGGGCGTCAGCCACGCCATGCCGCCCGGCAATGTCAGCTTCATGCAGCCCGAGGAACGCGAGACCATCGCGCGCTGGTATCAAGGGCTGGAGGCAGGGAGCGCCCCCGGCCCCTTGGCACTCTTGTCAGGCCGTTAG
- a CDS encoding LysR family transcriptional regulator, producing MNNINNIRMFVRVYELENMSAAARDLRVSAAVASARVGELEKHLGVRLFTRTTRSIQPTEQGRIFYDKAVAILDAVDDAEAAVHEVTRKPRGSLFVAAPLGVGRRLIAPEIAGFQALYPDIYVRLRLSDRKIDMTTEGLDVAFILGNPPDSAHRIRVIAECARVLCAAPDYIARRGAPEHGADLVNDAHDCLLLRFPGSTEFRWTLDTSDGPQSFAVAGPVSCDDGDVLTQWALDGRGIVNKPVFDVADHLSAGRLVPVCRKTPPPRAQLAVLFPHKRNQAPKNRLFIDYMVDRIKTRLRAPG from the coding sequence ATGAACAACATCAACAACATCCGCATGTTCGTGCGCGTCTACGAGCTGGAAAACATGTCGGCGGCCGCGCGCGACCTGCGCGTGTCGGCGGCTGTCGCTTCGGCCCGGGTGGGCGAGCTGGAAAAGCACCTGGGCGTCCGGCTCTTCACCCGCACCACCCGCTCGATCCAGCCGACCGAACAGGGGCGCATCTTCTATGACAAGGCGGTGGCGATCCTCGATGCCGTCGACGATGCCGAGGCCGCAGTGCACGAGGTCACCCGCAAGCCGCGCGGATCGCTTTTCGTGGCGGCCCCCCTTGGCGTCGGTCGCCGCCTGATCGCCCCGGAAATCGCGGGGTTCCAGGCGCTTTATCCCGACATCTACGTCCGCCTGCGCCTGTCGGACCGCAAGATCGACATGACGACCGAAGGGTTGGACGTGGCCTTCATCCTCGGCAATCCGCCCGATTCCGCCCATCGCATCCGGGTGATTGCCGAATGCGCCCGCGTGCTCTGCGCCGCGCCCGACTACATCGCCAGGCGCGGCGCGCCCGAACACGGGGCCGATCTGGTGAACGATGCGCATGATTGCCTGCTTTTGCGCTTTCCCGGCTCGACCGAGTTTCGCTGGACGCTCGACACCAGCGACGGCCCGCAATCCTTTGCCGTGGCGGGGCCGGTCAGTTGCGATGATGGCGACGTGCTGACGCAATGGGCGCTCGACGGGCGCGGGATCGTGAACAAGCCCGTCTTCGACGTGGCCGACCACCTTTCCGCGGGGCGCTTGGTGCCGGTCTGCCGCAAGACCCCGCCGCCGCGCGCGCAACTGGCCGTGCTCTTTCCGCACAAACGCAACCAGGCCCCCAAGAACCGCCTGTTCATCGACTACATGGTCGACCGGATCAAGACGCGGCTCCGCGCGCCGGGTTAG
- the uraH gene encoding hydroxyisourate hydrolase, giving the protein MPGYLTTHVLDTARGLPAQGVTITLDRVEADGTRIRLAETRTNSDGRTDAPILPKDGFATGDYELVFHAGDYLRAHGAPDTFLDLVPLRFRMAEEAHYHVPLLLSPFGYSTYRGS; this is encoded by the coding sequence ATGCCGGGCTACCTGACCACACATGTTCTGGACACCGCGCGCGGGCTGCCCGCCCAAGGCGTCACCATCACGCTCGACCGGGTGGAGGCAGATGGCACGCGCATCCGTCTGGCCGAGACGCGGACCAATTCGGACGGCCGCACCGATGCGCCGATCCTGCCCAAGGACGGCTTTGCCACCGGGGATTACGAACTGGTGTTTCACGCGGGCGATTACCTGCGGGCCCATGGCGCGCCGGATACGTTCCTCGACCTCGTGCCCTTGCGGTTTCGCATGGCGGAGGAGGCGCATTACCACGTGCCGCTGCTGCTCTCGCCCTTCGGCTATTCGACCTATCGCGGGAGCTAA
- a CDS encoding bifunctional allantoicase/(S)-ureidoglycine aminohydrolase, with translation MSNPDRSYYTALGGHPPQTQLMTDRAVFTEAYAVIPKGVMRDIVTSALPFWDATRAWVLARPLSGFAETFAQSILEIGPGGGSDRPEPDAGVQGVLFVVGGSVTVTLGGRDHDLATGGYAYLPAGSGWTIRNQGDRPATLHWVRKRYEPVEGLDHPEAFFTSDDAVAPTPMPGTEGRWATTRFVDPADLRHDMHVNIVTFEPGASIPFAETHVMEHGLYVLEGKAVYRLNRDWVEVEAGDFMWLRAFCPQACYAGGPGRFRYLLYKDVNRHPALPGGML, from the coding sequence ATGAGCAATCCCGACCGCAGCTATTACACCGCCCTTGGCGGCCACCCGCCCCAGACCCAGCTGATGACCGACCGCGCCGTCTTTACCGAGGCCTATGCCGTCATCCCCAAGGGGGTCATGCGCGACATCGTCACCAGCGCGCTGCCCTTTTGGGATGCGACACGCGCCTGGGTGCTGGCGCGCCCCTTGAGCGGTTTCGCCGAAACCTTCGCCCAATCGATCCTCGAGATCGGACCGGGCGGCGGCTCGGACCGTCCCGAACCCGATGCGGGCGTGCAGGGCGTGCTGTTTGTCGTGGGCGGCAGCGTCACCGTCACGCTGGGCGGCAGGGATCATGATCTTGCGACCGGCGGCTATGCCTATCTGCCCGCAGGCAGCGGCTGGACCATCCGCAACCAAGGCGACCGGCCCGCCACGCTCCATTGGGTGCGCAAGCGCTACGAGCCGGTCGAGGGGCTCGACCACCCCGAGGCGTTTTTCACCAGCGACGATGCCGTCGCCCCCACGCCGATGCCCGGCACCGAGGGGCGCTGGGCCACCACCCGCTTTGTCGATCCCGCCGATCTGCGCCACGACATGCATGTAAACATCGTGACCTTCGAACCCGGCGCCTCCATCCCCTTTGCCGAAACGCATGTGATGGAACACGGGCTCTACGTGCTCGAGGGCAAGGCCGTCTACCGGCTCAACCGCGACTGGGTCGAGGTCGAGGCGGGCGATTTCATGTGGCTGCGCGCCTTTTGCCCGCAAGCCTGCTACGCGGGTGGGCCGGGGCGCTTTCGCTACCTGCTTTACAAGGACGTGAACCGCCACCCGGCCCTGCCGGGCGGCATGCTCTAG
- a CDS encoding uracil-xanthine permease family protein, translating into MADATLGTPEQLRDPTYTPPLVKAVPLGIQHVLAMFVSNVTPAIIVCGAAGFGFGSNSPDFPQMIYMIQMSMFFAGIATLFQTIGFGPVGARLPIVQGTSFAFIPIMVPLVAGQGVDAIAVLMGGILVGGLFHACLGMFIGRLRFALPPLVTGLVVMMIGLALVKVGIQYAAGGVPAIGTPEYGSLQNWAVAGTVILVTLALKFFARGMLSVSAVLLGLLAGYAVAWSMGMVSFAAVGRAAPVALPNPFHFGLEFSVAAIVGFCAMSFVSAVETVGDVSGITKGGAGREATDKEIQGATYADGLGTAVSGLFGALPNTSFSQNVGLIAMTGVMSRHVVTIGAIFLILCGLVPKVGAVISTVPIEVLGGGVIVMFGMVVAAGISMLSDVDWNRRNMVIFAIALSLGLGLQLEPQALQYLPDTVKVLATSGILPAALIAIVLNLVLPTELAAEATEEVSGGMAGNGRGSMPGE; encoded by the coding sequence ATGGCAGACGCAACCCTCGGAACGCCGGAGCAACTCCGCGATCCAACCTATACCCCGCCGCTGGTCAAGGCGGTGCCGCTCGGCATCCAGCATGTGCTGGCGATGTTCGTCTCGAACGTCACGCCCGCGATCATCGTCTGCGGGGCTGCGGGCTTCGGCTTCGGCTCGAACAGCCCCGATTTTCCCCAGATGATCTACATGATCCAGATGTCGATGTTCTTTGCCGGCATCGCCACCCTGTTCCAGACCATCGGCTTCGGTCCGGTCGGTGCGCGCCTGCCCATCGTGCAGGGCACGTCCTTCGCCTTCATCCCGATCATGGTGCCGCTGGTGGCGGGGCAGGGGGTGGATGCCATCGCCGTGCTGATGGGCGGCATCCTTGTGGGCGGCCTCTTCCATGCCTGTCTGGGCATGTTCATCGGCCGTCTGCGCTTTGCGCTGCCGCCGCTCGTGACCGGGCTTGTCGTGATGATGATCGGCCTCGCGCTGGTCAAGGTCGGCATCCAGTACGCGGCAGGTGGCGTGCCCGCCATCGGGACGCCGGAATACGGCAGCCTGCAGAACTGGGCCGTGGCGGGAACCGTCATCCTCGTCACGCTGGCGCTCAAATTCTTCGCGCGCGGCATGCTGTCGGTCTCGGCCGTTCTTCTGGGGCTGCTCGCGGGCTATGCGGTCGCCTGGTCCATGGGCATGGTGAGCTTCGCCGCCGTGGGCCGCGCCGCCCCCGTGGCTTTGCCCAATCCGTTCCACTTCGGCCTTGAATTCTCGGTCGCCGCGATCGTGGGCTTTTGCGCCATGTCCTTTGTCAGCGCGGTCGAAACCGTGGGCGATGTCTCGGGCATCACCAAGGGCGGCGCGGGCCGCGAGGCGACCGACAAGGAGATCCAGGGCGCAACCTATGCCGACGGTCTGGGCACCGCCGTGTCGGGTCTTTTCGGCGCGCTTCCCAACACCTCCTTCAGCCAGAACGTGGGCCTGATCGCCATGACCGGCGTGATGAGCCGCCATGTCGTGACCATCGGCGCGATCTTCCTGATCCTCTGCGGCCTCGTGCCCAAGGTCGGCGCGGTGATCTCCACCGTGCCCATCGAGGTTCTGGGCGGCGGCGTGATCGTCATGTTCGGCATGGTGGTCGCGGCGGGCATCTCGATGCTGTCGGACGTGGATTGGAACCGCCGCAACATGGTGATCTTCGCCATCGCGCTGTCCTTGGGCCTTGGCCTGCAGCTGGAGCCCCAGGCGCTGCAATACCTGCCCGATACGGTCAAGGTTCTGGCGACCTCGGGCATCCTGCCCGCAGCGCTGATCGCCATCGTTCTGAACCTCGTCCTGCCCACCGAACTCGCCGCCGAAGCGACCGAGGAGGTTTCGGGCGGCATGGCCGGCAACGGCCGCGGCTCGATGCCGGGGGAGTGA